A single genomic interval of Streptomyces graminofaciens harbors:
- a CDS encoding SanA/YdcF family protein — MRGVLRRVERRLRLPRMPRTRAGRRRAVQVVMLLCVLALLPATWMFTAADGRLRTTADVPRTKVAMVFGAGLWNGEPSPYLARRLNAAAELYRSGRVEVLLVTGDNSRKEYDEPDAMRTYLTEHGVPDKRIVSDYAGFDTWDSCVRAKKIFGVDRAILISQAFHIRRAVALCQEAGVESYGVGVQDRHDETWYYGATRELFAAGKASLDALFEPDPRFLGPEEPGVAQALASDR; from the coding sequence ATGCGAGGCGTGCTGCGACGCGTGGAGCGGCGGCTGCGTCTGCCTCGTATGCCGCGTACGCGTGCGGGGCGGCGGCGGGCCGTGCAGGTGGTCATGCTGCTGTGCGTACTGGCGCTGCTTCCCGCCACGTGGATGTTCACGGCCGCCGACGGCCGGCTCCGGACGACCGCGGATGTACCGCGAACGAAGGTGGCGATGGTCTTCGGCGCGGGGCTGTGGAACGGCGAGCCGTCGCCGTATCTGGCGCGTCGGCTGAACGCGGCGGCGGAGCTGTACCGCTCGGGCCGGGTCGAGGTCCTGCTGGTCACCGGTGACAACAGCCGCAAGGAGTACGACGAGCCGGACGCGATGCGCACGTATCTCACCGAGCACGGCGTTCCCGACAAGCGCATCGTCAGCGACTACGCCGGGTTCGACACCTGGGACTCCTGTGTCCGTGCCAAGAAGATCTTCGGTGTCGACCGGGCGATCCTCATCAGCCAGGCCTTCCACATCCGCCGCGCGGTCGCCCTGTGCCAGGAGGCGGGCGTCGAGTCGTACGGCGTCGGCGTCCAGGACCGGCACGACGAGACCTGGTACTACGGCGCCACCCGGGAGCTGTTCGCCGCGGGCAAGGCCTCCCTGGACGCGCTGTTCGAGCCGGACCCCCGGTTCCTCGGACCCGAGGAACCGGGAGTGGCTCAGGCGCTCGCCTCGGACCGCTAG
- a CDS encoding sirohydrochlorin chelatase: MTATHQRTTQPAGQLGRVSRDGTRRRPAAPALVLVAHGSRDPRALATVRALIDRVREQRPGLSVHLGHIELNEPLLPDTLAALGDREAVLVPLLLSRGYHVKQDIPEMAAAAEARTRVAAPLGPHPLLVETLHTRLVEAGWRTGTNERAAVVLAAAGSRDPEAAVDAGRTAALLADRLGVPVVNAYASAAAPTVHEAVRSLTASGHHRIAVASYFTAPGRFATECANAAPRIAAAPLGAHPAMARLVLHRYDEAMATPGTIVQRALAGAPL; encoded by the coding sequence ATGACGGCGACTCACCAGAGGACCACTCAGCCGGCCGGCCAGCTCGGTCGCGTCTCCCGCGACGGAACCCGGCGCCGCCCCGCCGCGCCCGCCCTGGTCCTCGTGGCCCACGGCAGCCGTGACCCCCGCGCACTGGCCACCGTGCGGGCCCTCATAGACCGCGTACGCGAGCAGCGCCCCGGTCTCTCCGTTCACCTCGGCCACATCGAGCTGAACGAGCCCCTGCTCCCCGACACGCTCGCCGCCCTCGGTGACCGGGAGGCGGTACTCGTCCCGCTCCTCCTCAGCCGCGGCTACCACGTCAAGCAGGACATCCCCGAGATGGCCGCGGCAGCGGAGGCACGCACGCGCGTGGCCGCCCCGCTCGGCCCGCACCCCCTCCTGGTGGAGACCCTCCACACCCGCCTCGTCGAGGCCGGCTGGCGCACCGGGACGAACGAGCGCGCCGCCGTCGTCCTGGCCGCCGCCGGTTCCCGCGACCCCGAGGCGGCCGTCGACGCGGGCCGCACCGCCGCGCTCCTCGCCGACCGCCTGGGCGTCCCCGTCGTCAACGCGTACGCCTCCGCCGCCGCCCCCACGGTCCACGAAGCCGTCCGCTCCCTGACCGCGAGCGGCCACCACCGCATAGCCGTGGCCTCCTACTTCACGGCCCCCGGCCGCTTCGCGACGGAGTGCGCGAACGCGGCCCCTCGGATCGCCGCGGCCCCCCTGGGCGCCCACCCGGCAATGGCCCGCCTGGTCCTGCACCGCTACGACGAGGCGATGGCGACGCCGGGGACGATCGTGCAGCGGGCGCTGGCAGGAGCACCCCTTTAG
- a CDS encoding deoxyguanosinetriphosphate triphosphohydrolase, translated as MEGENHISPPGYDPTSAERWVTEPDKRPGRTAFQRDRARVLHSAALRRLAGKTQVVTPGTRSQAWDASPRTRLTHSLECAQVGRELGAALGCDPDLVEAACLSHDLGHPPFGHNGEQALNEFAEDCGGFEGNAQSLRLLTRIEPKRFTAEGTRSVGLNLTRATLDAATKYPWSRGSHPTDPKSPKFGVYEDDRPVFDWVREGAPGTRTTFEAQVMDWSDDVAYSVHDLEDGLHAGHIDPNVLQAEPERQAVFEVARGRYVPADTDPAELAEALDRLLDQEWWPHGYDGSAVAQARLKDATSQLIGRFCLAAEGATRQAYGSGRLSRYAAELVVPHGTRLECAVLKAVADRYVMQRAEQARLRADQRIVVAELAEALTARAPDGLEPQFRATFDRAPDDRARKRVIVDQIASLTDASARTLHARLTRRV; from the coding sequence ATGGAAGGCGAAAACCACATCTCACCCCCCGGCTACGACCCGACTTCGGCCGAACGCTGGGTCACAGAGCCGGACAAACGCCCAGGCCGCACCGCCTTCCAACGCGACCGCGCCCGCGTACTGCACTCCGCGGCGTTGAGACGTCTCGCAGGCAAAACCCAAGTGGTGACGCCCGGCACCCGCAGTCAAGCCTGGGACGCCAGCCCCCGCACCCGCCTGACGCACTCCCTGGAGTGCGCCCAGGTCGGCCGAGAACTGGGCGCCGCCCTCGGCTGCGACCCGGACCTCGTCGAGGCGGCCTGCCTCTCGCACGACCTCGGCCACCCCCCGTTCGGCCACAACGGCGAACAGGCCCTCAACGAATTCGCCGAGGACTGCGGCGGCTTCGAGGGCAACGCCCAGTCCCTGAGGCTCCTGACCCGCATCGAACCCAAACGCTTCACCGCCGAAGGCACCCGCTCGGTGGGCCTCAACCTCACCCGCGCCACCCTGGACGCCGCCACCAAGTACCCCTGGTCGCGCGGCTCCCACCCCACCGACCCCAAGTCGCCGAAGTTCGGCGTCTACGAGGACGACCGCCCGGTGTTCGACTGGGTCAGAGAGGGCGCCCCCGGCACCCGTACGACCTTCGAGGCGCAGGTCATGGACTGGTCCGACGACGTGGCGTACTCGGTGCACGACCTGGAGGACGGTCTGCACGCCGGCCACATCGACCCCAACGTCCTGCAGGCCGAGCCGGAACGGCAGGCGGTGTTCGAGGTGGCCCGCGGCCGTTACGTCCCCGCCGACACCGACCCGGCCGAGCTCGCCGAGGCCCTCGACCGCCTGCTGGACCAGGAGTGGTGGCCGCACGGCTACGACGGATCGGCCGTCGCGCAGGCCCGGTTGAAGGACGCCACCAGCCAGCTCATCGGCCGCTTCTGCCTGGCCGCCGAGGGCGCGACCCGACAGGCGTACGGCAGCGGCCGCCTCAGCCGGTACGCCGCCGAACTCGTCGTCCCGCACGGGACCCGGCTGGAGTGCGCGGTGCTCAAGGCCGTCGCCGACCGGTATGTGATGCAGCGCGCCGAGCAGGCGCGGCTCCGCGCCGACCAGCGGATCGTCGTCGCCGAACTGGCCGAGGCGCTCACGGCCCGCGCACCCGACGGACTCGAACCCCAGTTCCGTGCCACGTTCGACCGGGCGCCGGACGACCGCGCGCGCAAGCGGGTGATCGTCGACCAGATCGCCTCCCTCACCGACGCCTCGGCCCGCACGCTGCACGCGAGACTGACGAGACGGGTGTGA
- a CDS encoding NAD(P)/FAD-dependent oxidoreductase — translation MVDADQTFVIVGGGLAGAKAAETLRAEGFTGRVILICDERDHPYERPPLSKGYLLGKEERDSVFVHEPSWYARNDIELHLGQTVDAIDRTAKTVRFGDDGTLVHYDKLLLATGAEPRRLDIPGTDLAGVHHLRRLAHAERLKGVLTALGRDNGHLVIAGAGWIGLEVAAAAREYGAEVTVVEPEATPLHGVLGPELGNLFAELHREHGVRFHFGAKLTGIVGQDGMVLAARTDTGDEHPAHDVLAAIGAAPRVGLAEAAGLEIADRAHGGGVVVDAQLRTSDPSIYAAGDVVSFPHALFDTRLRVEHWANALNGGPAAARAMLGRDVTYDRVPYFFSDQYDMGMEYSGWAPPGSYDQVVIRGDAGKREFIAFWVKEGRVLAGMNVNVWDVTEPIQRLIRSRARVDVEALSSPQVSLEGLIP, via the coding sequence GTGGTCGACGCGGATCAGACATTCGTGATCGTCGGAGGTGGTCTCGCCGGCGCCAAGGCGGCCGAGACGCTCCGCGCGGAGGGTTTCACCGGCCGCGTGATACTGATCTGCGACGAGCGCGACCACCCCTACGAGCGTCCGCCCCTGTCCAAGGGCTATCTGCTCGGCAAGGAAGAACGCGACAGTGTCTTCGTCCACGAGCCGTCCTGGTACGCGCGCAACGACATCGAACTGCACCTCGGCCAGACCGTCGACGCGATCGACCGCACCGCGAAGACCGTCCGCTTCGGCGACGACGGCACCCTCGTCCACTACGACAAACTGCTCCTCGCGACCGGCGCCGAACCCCGCCGTCTGGACATCCCGGGCACGGACCTCGCGGGCGTCCACCACCTGCGGCGCCTCGCCCACGCCGAGCGCCTCAAGGGCGTCCTCACCGCCCTCGGCCGGGACAACGGGCATCTGGTGATCGCCGGCGCGGGCTGGATCGGCCTGGAGGTGGCGGCCGCGGCCCGTGAATACGGCGCGGAGGTCACGGTCGTCGAGCCCGAGGCCACCCCGCTGCACGGCGTCCTCGGCCCCGAGCTGGGCAACCTCTTCGCCGAGCTGCACCGCGAGCACGGCGTCCGCTTCCACTTCGGCGCGAAACTCACCGGGATCGTCGGCCAGGACGGCATGGTCCTGGCGGCCCGCACCGACACGGGCGACGAGCACCCGGCGCACGACGTCCTCGCGGCGATCGGCGCGGCCCCGCGGGTCGGACTCGCCGAAGCCGCGGGCCTGGAGATCGCCGACCGCGCCCACGGCGGGGGAGTGGTGGTCGACGCACAGCTGCGCACCTCGGACCCCTCGATCTACGCGGCCGGCGACGTCGTGTCGTTCCCGCACGCCCTCTTCGACACCCGCCTGCGCGTCGAGCACTGGGCCAACGCGCTGAACGGCGGCCCGGCGGCGGCCCGCGCGATGCTCGGCCGTGACGTCACGTACGACCGTGTGCCCTACTTCTTCTCCGACCAGTACGACATGGGGATGGAGTACTCGGGATGGGCGCCCCCGGGCTCCTACGACCAGGTGGTGATCCGCGGGGACGCGGGGAAGCGGGAGTTCATCGCGTTCTGGGTGAAGGAGGGGAGGGTGCTGGCCGGGATGAACGTGAACGTGTGGGATGTCACTGAGCCGATCCAGCGGCTGATCCGGTCCCGGGCGCGGGTGGATGTGGAGGCGCTGTCGAGTCCACAGGTCTCGTTGGAGGGCCTGATCCCCTAA
- the dnaG gene encoding DNA primase yields MAGRINDEDVKAVRDAVPIDAVVSEYLQLRNAGGGNLKGLCPFHDEKSPSFQVSPSKGLFHCFGCQEGGDTITFVMKVDHLSFSEAVERLAAQAGITLRYEQGGYNPSHQRGERIRLVEAHKIAAEWYAEQLATSPEAETGRIFLAERGFDQAAAVHFGVGYSPQGWDHLTSYLRGKGFTDKELLLSGLSQESRRNPIDRFRGRLMWPIRDIAGDVVGFGARKLYEADNGPKYLNTPDTAIYKKSQVLYGIDLAKQHIAKASRAVVVEGYTDVMACHLAGVTTAIATCGTAFGGDHIKILRRLLMDNGSARVIFTFDGDAAGQKAALRAFEDDQKFAAETYIAIAPDGMDPCDLRLAKGDEAVADLAEPRTPLFKFALQQIVQRYDLNTAGGRAAALDEAAPVAARIKERTARREMAVELAGLVGILDPEFVVDRVGFLHRRGSGQGQGPAPRTGRAGEPQGVTSARPFAGPPLTLRNPAAKTERELLKLALQRPELVSPAFDAFEVDEFTAEPYAAVRRVIGDAGGVEYGVQNPQDYVVQAREVAPDDAVRAMVTELAVEPIMRRTVDEMYAGMVLVTVRRRAVERRILDVQSTFTRLSTVGDPAALAAAQNELWVLQQYDQALRERGAEAL; encoded by the coding sequence GTGGCAGGACGGATCAACGACGAGGACGTGAAGGCGGTTCGGGACGCGGTCCCGATCGACGCCGTGGTGTCCGAGTACCTCCAGCTGCGCAACGCGGGCGGAGGGAACCTCAAGGGGCTCTGCCCGTTCCACGACGAGAAGTCGCCCTCCTTCCAGGTCAGCCCGAGCAAGGGGCTCTTCCACTGCTTCGGCTGCCAGGAGGGCGGCGACACCATCACGTTCGTGATGAAGGTCGACCACCTCTCCTTCTCGGAGGCGGTCGAGCGGCTCGCCGCCCAGGCCGGCATCACCCTTCGCTATGAGCAGGGCGGGTACAACCCCTCCCACCAGCGCGGCGAGCGCATCCGCCTGGTCGAGGCGCACAAGATCGCCGCCGAGTGGTACGCGGAGCAGCTGGCCACCAGCCCCGAGGCCGAGACCGGCCGGATCTTCCTCGCCGAGCGCGGCTTCGACCAGGCCGCCGCCGTCCACTTCGGTGTCGGCTACAGCCCCCAGGGCTGGGACCACCTCACGAGCTACCTTCGCGGCAAGGGCTTCACCGACAAGGAGCTGCTCCTCTCCGGACTGTCGCAGGAAAGCCGCCGCAACCCCATCGACCGTTTCCGTGGCCGCCTGATGTGGCCCATCCGGGACATCGCGGGGGACGTCGTCGGCTTCGGCGCCCGCAAGCTCTACGAGGCGGACAACGGCCCGAAGTACCTGAACACCCCCGACACGGCGATCTACAAGAAGTCCCAGGTCCTGTACGGCATCGACCTGGCCAAGCAACACATCGCCAAGGCCAGCCGGGCCGTCGTCGTCGAGGGCTACACCGACGTCATGGCCTGCCACCTCGCCGGCGTCACCACCGCCATCGCCACCTGCGGCACGGCCTTCGGCGGCGACCACATCAAGATCCTCCGCCGGCTGCTGATGGACAACGGCAGCGCACGCGTGATCTTCACCTTCGACGGCGACGCGGCCGGCCAGAAGGCGGCCCTGCGCGCCTTCGAGGACGACCAGAAGTTCGCCGCCGAGACATACATCGCGATCGCGCCGGACGGCATGGACCCGTGCGACCTGCGTCTCGCCAAGGGTGACGAGGCGGTCGCGGACCTGGCCGAGCCTCGCACCCCGCTGTTCAAGTTCGCGCTCCAACAGATCGTGCAGCGCTACGACCTGAACACGGCCGGGGGCCGGGCGGCGGCCCTGGACGAGGCGGCTCCCGTGGCCGCCCGGATCAAGGAGCGCACCGCGCGCCGCGAGATGGCTGTGGAGCTCGCGGGCCTGGTCGGCATCCTCGACCCGGAGTTCGTGGTGGACCGGGTCGGCTTCCTCCACCGACGCGGCTCCGGCCAGGGCCAGGGCCCGGCACCGAGAACCGGCCGCGCGGGGGAGCCCCAGGGAGTCACATCCGCCCGCCCCTTCGCGGGCCCACCCCTGACGCTGCGCAACCCGGCGGCGAAGACGGAACGCGAACTGCTCAAACTGGCCCTCCAGCGACCGGAGTTGGTCTCCCCGGCCTTCGACGCGTTCGAGGTCGACGAGTTCACCGCCGAGCCGTACGCCGCCGTGCGTCGGGTCATCGGTGACGCCGGCGGCGTCGAGTACGGCGTGCAGAACCCGCAGGACTACGTGGTCCAGGCCCGCGAGGTGGCGCCGGACGACGCCGTCCGCGCGATGGTCACCGAACTGGCCGTCGAACCGATCATGCGCCGCACGGTCGACGAGATGTACGCGGGCATGGTCCTGGTCACGGTCCGCCGCCGAGCGGTGGAGCGCCGCATCCTCGACGTCCAGTCCACCTTCACCCGCCTGTCGACCGTCGGAGACCCGGCGGCCCTGGCCGCCGCCCAGAACGAACTGTGGGTCCTCCAGCAGTACGACCAGGCGTTGCGGGAGCGCGGCGCGGAAGCGCTCTGA
- a CDS encoding RNA polymerase sigma factor: MQTQTLVQNDSSTEISTDGAETDAETDVITAVPAQSRAAHHPEAGPDGPPEEPAELAEPPEPVEVPTRARADTSGPSSDLFRQYLREIGRVPLLTAAEEVELARRVEAGLFAEEKLSNTPDLDSQLALDLDRLVVMGRMAKRRLIEANLRLVVSVAKRYVGRGLTMLDLVQEGNLGLIRAVEKFDYARGYKFSTYATWWIRQAMSRALADQARTIRVPVHVVELINRVVRVQRRMLQERGHEPTPEEVAAHLDLLPERVSEVLRLAQEPVSLHAPVGEEDDVALGDLIEDGDATSPVESAAFLLLREHLEAVLSTLGERERKVVQLRYGLADGRPRTLEEIGRIFGVTRERIRQIESKTLNKLRDHAFADQLRGYLD, encoded by the coding sequence GTGCAGACCCAGACCCTCGTCCAGAACGACAGCAGTACCGAGATCAGTACCGACGGCGCGGAGACCGACGCGGAGACCGACGTCATCACGGCGGTTCCCGCGCAGAGCCGCGCCGCGCACCACCCCGAGGCAGGCCCGGACGGCCCGCCCGAGGAACCGGCGGAGCTCGCGGAGCCCCCTGAGCCCGTCGAAGTACCGACGCGCGCGCGTGCCGACACCAGTGGCCCGTCCTCGGACCTGTTCCGCCAGTACCTCCGCGAGATCGGCCGTGTCCCGCTCCTGACGGCCGCCGAGGAGGTCGAACTCGCCCGCCGGGTCGAGGCAGGCCTGTTCGCGGAGGAGAAGCTGAGCAACACCCCCGATCTGGACAGCCAGTTGGCCCTCGACCTGGACCGTCTGGTCGTCATGGGCCGCATGGCCAAGCGCCGCCTGATCGAGGCGAACCTGCGGCTGGTCGTGTCTGTGGCGAAGCGTTACGTCGGCCGTGGCCTGACGATGCTCGACCTGGTCCAGGAGGGCAACCTGGGCCTCATCCGGGCGGTCGAGAAGTTCGACTACGCCCGCGGCTACAAGTTCTCCACGTACGCGACCTGGTGGATCCGCCAGGCCATGTCCCGGGCCCTCGCCGACCAGGCCCGGACGATCCGCGTCCCGGTCCACGTCGTGGAACTGATCAACCGCGTGGTCCGCGTCCAGCGCCGCATGCTCCAGGAGCGGGGCCACGAGCCGACCCCGGAGGAGGTGGCGGCCCACCTGGACCTGCTGCCCGAACGCGTCAGCGAGGTCCTCCGCCTCGCCCAGGAGCCGGTGTCCCTCCACGCGCCCGTGGGCGAGGAGGACGATGTGGCCCTCGGCGACCTCATCGAGGACGGCGACGCGACGAGCCCGGTCGAATCGGCGGCGTTCCTGCTCCTCCGCGAACACCTCGAAGCGGTCCTGTCGACCCTGGGCGAACGCGAACGCAAGGTCGTCCAACTCCGCTACGGCCTGGCGGACGGCCGCCCCCGCACGCTGGAGGAGATAGGTCGCATCTTCGGCGTGACCCGCGAACGCATCCGGCAGATCGAATCCAAAACCCTGAACAAACTCAGGGACCACGCCTTCGCGGACCAGCTGAGGGGCTACTTGGACTGA